Proteins encoded by one window of Plasmodium falciparum 3D7 genome assembly, chromosome: 4:
- a CDS encoding erythrocyte membrane protein 1, PfEMP1, whose protein sequence is MGNASSSEGEAKTPSLTESHNSARNILEGYAESIKEQASKDAKIHGHHLKGDLAKAVFRHPFSAYRPNYGNPCELDYRFHTNVWHRNAEDRNPCLFSRAKRFSNEGEAECNGGIITGNKGECGACAPYRRRHICDYNLHHINENNIRNTHDLLGNLLVMARSEGESIVKSHEYTGYGIYKSGICTSLARSFADIGDIIRGKDLYRRDSRTDKLEENLRKIFANIYKELKNGKKWAEAKEYYQDDGTGNYYKLREAWWALNRKDVWKALTCSAPRDAQYFIKSSVRDQTFSNDYCGHGEHEVLTNLDYVPQFLRWFEEWAEEFCRIKKIKLGKVKEACRDDSKKLYCSHNGYDCTKTIRNKDILSDNPKCTGCSVKCKVYELWLRNQRNEFEKQKKKYYKEIQTYTSKDAKTDSNINNEYYKEFYDKLKNEGYETLNKFIKLLNEGRYCKEKISGERNIDFTMTGDKDAFYRSDYCQICPECGVQCSGTTCTPKKVIHPNCKDKETYEPGDAKTTDITVLYSGDEEGDIAQKLQDFCNDKNKENDENYEKWQCYYKSSEINKCQMTPSSHKVPKHGYIMSFYAFFDLWVKNLLIDSINWKNDLTNCINNTNVTDCKNDCNTNCKCFENWAKTKENEWKKVKTIYKNENGNTNNYYKKLNNHFQGYFFHVMKELNKEEKWYKLMEDLKEKIDSSNLKNGTKDSEGAIKVLFDHLKDIAERCIDNNSKDSCPPSVDTKTNPCAKPPGSKPTKSVKQLAEHMQQKAQKLLGTRGGESKLKGDATRGTYNLGGQGNTLNGDICKITKNHTNDSRPNGEPCTGKDKVKNGFRLKIGTPWTNIVQKKKKKSYKDFYLPPRRQHMCTSNLENLSTSSKGLSNGSFASHSLLGDVLLAAKFEAQKIILVYKNKNNINIRKRITDPNDQATVCRAIRYSFADLGDIIRGKDMWNINSDAKDLQDRLEKIFKTINEKLPNEIQKRYTNRENKHLDLRSDWWEANRHQVWRAMKCATKGISNNNCNGIPIEDYIPQRLRWMTEWAEWYCKKQSQEYEKLEEKCGMCTGKGQGDGKDCTQKDKECSPCKKACDAYKKEIEKWEKQWKTVSAIYQILYAKARIVASNGGPGYYNTEVQKKDRSVYDFLYELHLQNGGKKGPPPATHPYKSVNTRDKRDATDDTTPTVYSTAAGYVHQEAHIGDCKEQHVFCDNNGNKEKYAFKNPPNVYVEACKCMTREAPPPPTTPSTPNPCAETGGVHTIKTVTDVAKILQGEANETMLKNSSNGNDKDESKLKGKAEEGDYSRGGTPSDFNNNLCGITQKHSNAHNDSQQPCYGKDQKRFNVGTEWSFKDNHRKRTHPEAYMPPRREHICTSNLEYLIHKRKKPIIEGDPNKIIHSLLGDVLLAAKYEAENIKKLYEENNNRKDQEGICRAMKYSFADIGDIIRGKDMWIENNDAKRLQTNLKEIFTKIKEKTGGTTYNEDNDPYLKLRADWWEANRAKVWKAMKCKTNGVDITCDSDHTPLDDYIPQRLRWMTEWAEWYCKAQSQEYKKLEEKCSQCKSKGKGGNECYRETKECNDCKQACEEYKRKIKTWADQWKVISNKYEDLYKKAQNPTNAVLKDNKDEKDKNVIDFLTQLQKANNGEKTGVHTVYSTAAGYIHQEARTRECQEQREFCDKKNGIDNTSYAFKDPPHGYATACDCINRSQTEEPKKKEENVESACKIVEEVLSKPRDKTTGGIDHCNPKYYPRKENYPGWNCTPGQFKSGHAGACMPPRRIKLCVINLQYLNEKKSPEELRKAFIQCAAIETYWLWQKYKKDKNGGVAQAKLNSGTIPDDFKRQMFYTFGDYRDLCLDTDISSKADTSTGVGKVKINIDSVFQKIDITNVEQRKPWWGKNAEAIWDGMLCALSYNTTNKNMDYNAHTKLNPTYGYNAIKSELEDFVNRPQFLRWFTEWSDEFCTERSIKIKELETKCNDCTVSESGTSDATGNKTCDDKDKCDECKRACTTYKTWLKNWKTQYKTQSKKYFDDKRKELYKSIDDVASSTQAYQYLHAQLKKLCGNADCKCMDGESKETTGQPDNSHDSHMPASLDDEPEEVNGKCNCKVKHRPQPPLALPPPAPSGPPAEDQIEHDNRGRSERGDQGPLPARPPPPPQAAQPPQPKPKRTGEGLGRNLPPADRNTNLSDSEEEDDEDDDEVQEEEETPPSEAEEGEGHVETEEETKPVKEKTEGAGATEVTKQGSAPTATTPTVEDICATVAKALKGDKSLNAACALKYGKNNSRLGWKCIPTSGDKTDTSENGAPRRARSAHGGKSDSEKGSICVPPRRRRLYIKKIVDWAESQSKTVTSVNGDGNGSQEVVSVNGASESGGSGSGTESQASDVSQGNGASTSPQVALLHAFVKSAAIETFFAWHKYKVDKEIEEKEKQAAQNHLVQRKTSENPQKKLEGGEIPEDFKRQMFYTLGDYRDILVGDKTMIEALEKSGDTKIEDISEKIPKILDGENNKAAGGGPKQPNSGKTPQEWWKENAKHIWHGMICALTYNTDSNGKDKKIQQVKATDNTDLFQKLKKDNDYETVSFGASGTGAKSNDDTKLKNFVVRPTYFRWLEEWGEEFCRKQKHKLYIIKKDCRDNKFCSGDGLRCDEKVPDKKDIFKHFDCPSCARHCRSYRKWIERKKTEYEKQESAYSKQKSNYVNGSNGDGGNNNDKEFYTKLETCTKATNFLESLKGQCIGNNNGGTDIKFSNTNITFGSAEDCKPCSEFKVNCENGSCGSAKQKDCPNNTITSQNIKGLTDQVDMRVSDNTESGFEGDLGICQGAGIFKGIRKDEWKCGDFCGIDICTLEKTNNGKESDKKYIIMKEFVKRWLEYFFEDYNRIQKKLKTCKENGKGSTCIRSCVDEWIKLKKDEWQKINSNYLDQNTKENPEGNNLSSFLEDGPFKNEVDKAIKPCGNLTDFKKSKKCNGTSRSGNSEESTKYDGVICLLDNLKNIIKTCQNVPSGKPDTPCQKSPAPVGDDDDPLEEENPVTQPNICPQTSVEEKKKEEEEKCDEKEEEEEKEEEKDKGDEEVKEEEKDKGDEEEEAEEEEEEEEETDSHIYEDYSDSDAEEDDEDEAVTESLSPSESQPKRLLREFPSPELKNAMLFSTILWMVGIGFAAFTYFFLKKKPKSPVDLLRVLDIHKGDYGTPTPKSKNRYIPYVSDTYKGKTYLYVEGDTDEEKYMFLSDTTDITSSESEYEELDINDIYVPGSPKYKTLIEVVLEPSKSDGNTPGKGDGNTLGDDMVPTTNTFTDEEWNELKQDFVSQYIQSRLPMDVPQYDVSTESPMNIGGNVLDDGMDEKPFITSIHDRDLNSGEEISYNIHMSTNTNNDIPKYVSNNVYSGIDLINDTLSDNKHIDIYDEVLKRKENELFGTNYKKNTSNNSVAKNTNSDPIMNQLDLLHKWLDRHRDICENWGKKEDILNKLNEQWNKDNDGGDIPNDNKKLNTDVSIQIDMDETKGKKEFSNMDTILDDMEDDIYYDVNDENPSVDDIPMDHNKVDVPKKVHVEMKILNNTSNGSLEQQFPISDVWNI, encoded by the exons atggGGAATGCATCATCATCAGAGGGGGAGGCTAAAACCCCTAGTTTAACAGAAAGTCACAACAGTGCAAGAAATATTTTGGAAGGTTATGCCGAAAGTATAAAGGAACAGGCATCAAAAGATGCAAAAATACATGGACATCATTTGAAAGGAGATTTGGCGAAAGCAGTATTTCGTCATCCATTTTCTGCATATAGACCTAACTATGGAAATCCGTGCGAACTTGATTATAGGTTTCATACTAATGTATGGCATCGTAACGCAGAAGATAGAAATCCTTGTCTTTTTAGTCGTGCAAAACGTTTTTCAAATGAAGGTGAAGCAGAATGTAATGGTGGTATAATAACTGGTAATAAAGGTGAATGTGGGGCATGTGCACCGTATAGGAGAAGACATATATGTGACTATAATTTGCACCATATAaacgaaaataatataaggaATACTCATGATTTATTGGGGAATTTGTTAGTTATGGCAAGGAGTGAAGGTGAATCTATTGTGAAAAGTCATGAATATACAGGTTATGGTATATACAAATCAGGTATATGTACTTCTCTTGCTCGCAGTTTTGCAGATATAGGAGATATTATTCGAGGAAAAGATCTGTATCGTCGTGATAGTAGAACAGATAAATTAGAAGAGaatttaagaaaaattttcgcgaatatatataaagaattgaAGAATGGGAAGAAGTGGGCGGAAGCAAAAGAGTACTACCAAGATGATGGAACtggaaattattataaattaaggGAAGCTTGGTGGGCACTTAACAGAAAAGATGTGTGGAAAGCATTAACATGTAGTGCGCCAAGGGATGCTCAATATTTCATAAAATCAAGCGTCAGGGATCAAACATTTTCAAATGATTATTGTGGCCATGGTGAACATGAGGTTCTTACAAATTTAGATTATGTCCCTCAATTTTTACGATGGTTTGAAGAATGGGCAGAAGAGTTTtgtagaataaaaaaaataaaattaggaAAGGTTAAGGAAGCATGTCGTGATGactcaaaaaaattatattgtaGTCATAATGGATATGACTGTACGAAAACTATTCGAAATAAAGATATTTTGTCTGATAATCCTAAATGTACTGGGTGTTCTGTTAAATGCAAAGTTTATGAACTTTGGTTAAGGAATCAACGAAATGAAtttgaaaaacaaaaaaaaaaatattataaggaAATACAGACATATACATCGAAGGACGCTAAAACTGatagtaatattaataacGAATATTATAAGGAATTTTATGACAAACTTAAAAATGAGGGCTATGAAACATTGaacaaatttataaaattactaAATGAAGGAAGGTAttgtaaagaaaaaatatcaGGAGAAAGGAATATTGATTTTACTATGACTGGTGATAAAGACGCGTTTTATCGCTCAGACTATTGCCAAATATGTCCTGAATGTGGAGTCCAATGTAGCGGTACAACATGCACACCAAAAAAAGTGATACATCCGAATTGCAAAGATAAAGAAACTTATGAGCCTGGTGATGCAAAAACCACTGATATTACTGTCCTTTATAGTGGTGATGAAGAAGGTGATATTGCACAAAAATTACAAGATTTttgtaatgataaaaataaagaaaatgatgaaaactATGAAAAATGGCAATGCTATTATAAAAGTAGTGAGATTAATAAATGTCAAATGACACCATCATCACACAAAGTTCCAAAACATGGTTACATTATGTCATTTTATGCTTTTTTTGATTTGTGGGTtaagaatttattaataGATAGTATAAATTGGAAGAACGATCTTACgaattgtataaataatactaatGTTACGGATTGTAAAAATGATTGTAACACAAATTGTAAATGTTTTGAAAATTGGGctaaaacaaaagaaaatgagTGGAAAAAAGTGAAGACGatatacaaaaatgaaaacGGAAACACgaacaattattataaaaaacttAATAACCATTTTCAAGGTTATTTTTTTCACGTTATGAAAGAGCTTaacaaagaagaaaaatgGTATAAACTTATGGAagatttaaaagaaaaaattgatTCTTCCAATTTGAAAAATGGTACGAAAGATTCAGAAGGCGCAATAAAAGTGTTGTTCGATCACTTAAAAGATATAGCTGAAAGATGCATAGACAATAATTCAAAAGATTCATGTCCACCTTCAGTGGATACGAAAACAAACCCCTGTGCTAAACCTCCTGGTAGTAAACCCACTAAAAGTGTAAAACAATTAGCGGAACATATGCAACAGAAGGCACAAAAACTTTTGGGTACTCGTGGTGGTGAAAGTAAATTGAAGGGGGATGCAACAAGAGGGACGTATAACCTTGGAGGTCAAGGAAACACGTTGAATGGcgatatatgtaaaataacaaaaaatcaTACCAATGATAGTCGTCCTAATGGTGAACCATGTACAGGTAAAGATAAAGTTAAAAACGGGTTTCGCTTGAAAATAGGAACCCCGTGGACAAATattgtacaaaaaaaaaaaaaaaagtcatACAAAGACTTCTATTTACCTCCTCGGCGTCAACATATGTGTACATCAAATTTAGAAAATTTGAGCACGAGTAGCAAAGGACTTAGTAATGGTAGTTTTGCTAGTCACTCATTATTAGGTGATGTATTGCTCGCAGCAAAATTTGAAGCACAAAAGATAATACTagtgtataaaaataagaataatataaatatcagAAAAAGAATAACTGACCCAAATGATCAAGCTACTGTATGTCGTGCTATACGTTACAGTTTCGCCGATCTAGGAGATATTATACGAGGAAAAGACATGTGGAATATAAACAGTGATGCAAAAGATCTTCAAGATCgtttagaaaaaatatttaaaaccATTAATGAAAAACTTCCTAATGAAATCCAAAAAAGATATACGAACCGTGAAAATAAACATTTAGATTTACGTTCAGACTGGTGGGAAGCTAATAGACATCAAGTTTGGAGAGCTATGAAATGTGCAACAAAAGGCATCAGCAATAACAATTGTAATGGTATCCCAATAGAAGATTACATCCCACAACGATTAAGATGGATGACGGAATGGGCCGAATGGTATTGCAAAAAGCAGTCACAGGAATATGAGAAGTTGGAGGAGAAGTGTGGGATGTGTACGGGTAAGGGTCAGGGTGATGGTAAAGATTGTACACAGAAGGATAAAGAATGTAGTCCGTGCAAGAAAGCATGTGATGCATATAAGAAGGAAATAGAAAAATGGGAAAAACAATGGAAAACAGTATCAGCTATATACCAAATATTATACGCAAAAGCACGAATTGTTGCTAGTAATGGCGGTCCTGGGTATTATAATACGGAAGTACAGAAGAAAGACCGATCCGTGTATGACTTCTTGTACGAGTTACATTTACAAAATGGTGGCAAAAAAGGTCCTCCTCCTGCTACACATCCTTATAAATCTGTTAACACACGTGATAAACGTGATGCCACTGATGATACAACACCCACTGTGTATAGTACTGCTGCAGGATATGTACACCAAGAAGCACATATTGGTGATTGTAAGGAACAACACGTTTTTTGTGATAATAACGGCAACAAGGAGAAGTATGCTTTTAAGAATCCACCAAATGTATATGTTGAGGCGTGTAAGTGTATGACGAGGGAGGCACCACCACCACCAACAACTCCTTCTACTCCAAATCCGTGTGCTGAAACTGGTGGTGTACATACCATTAAAACTGTGACTGATGTCGCAAAAATATTACAGGGGGAGGCAAATGAAACAATGCTAAAAAATAGTTCCAATGGTAATGATAAGGATGAGAGTAAATTGAAAGGTAAGGCAGAAGAAGGGGATTATAGTCGTGGAGGTACGCCAAGTGACTTCAACAACAATTTATGTGGTATAACACAAAAGCATTCCAATGCTCATAATGATTCACAACAACCATGTTATGGAAAAGATCAAAAAAGGTTCAATGTAGGAACGGAATGGTCATTTAAGGATAATCATAGAAAACGGACACACCCTGAGGCATATATGCCTCCAAGAAGGGAACATATATGTACATCAAATTTGGAATATTTAATTCATAAGAGAAAAAAACCAATTATAGAAGGTGATCCTAACAAGATTATTCATTCCTTATTGGGCGATGTGTTACTTGCAGCAAAATATGAAGCAGAAAACATAAAGAAACtgtatgaagaaaataacaaCCGAAAAGATCAGGAAGGTATATGTCGAGCTATGAAATATAGTTTTGCAGATATAGGGGATATTATTCGAGGAAAAGATATGTGGATAGAAAACAATGATGCTAAGAGATTACAAACAAATTTGAAAGAAATATTTactaaaattaaagaaaaaactgGAGGCACCACATATAATGAAGATAACGATCCGTATTTAAAATTACGTGCAGATTGGTGGGAAGCTAATAGAGCCAAAGTATGGAAAGCAATGAAATGTAAAACAAATGGCGTAGATATCACTTGTGATAGTGATCATACACCATTGGATGATTATATCCCCCAAAGATTAAGATGGATGACTGAATGGGCAGAATGGTATTGTAAAGCGCAATCACAGGAGTATAAGAAGTTGGAGGAGAAGTGTAGTCAATGCAAGAGTAAGGGTAAAGGTGGGAATGAGTGTTACAGAGAAACGAAGGAATGTAACGATTGCAAGCAAGCATgtgaagaatataaaaggaaaataaaaacatggGCAGATCAATGGAAGGtaatatcaaataaataCGAGGATTTATACAAAAAAGCCCAAAATCCTACTAATGCTGTTCTCAAAGATAACAAAGATGAGAAAGACAAGAATGTGATTGATTTTTTGACACAATTACAAAAAGCAAATAATGGCGAAAAAACTGGTGTGCACACCGTGTATTCTACTGCTGCAGGATATATACATCAAGAGGCACGTACACGTGAATGCCAGGAACAAAGGGAGTTttgtgataaaaaaaatggcaTTGACAACACAAGTTATGCTTTTAAGGATCCACCTCATGGGTATGCTACAGCGTGTGATTGCATAAATAGGTCGCAAACAGAGGAGCCGaagaaaaaggaagaaaatgTAGAGAGTGCGTGCAAAATAGTGGAAGAAGTTCTTTCGAAACCACGAGATAAAACTACAGGTGGAATAGATCATTGTAATCCAAAGTATTATccaagaaaagaaaattatccTGGATGGAATTGTACTCCAGGTCAGTTTAAATCAGGTCATGCTGGAGCATGTATGCCTCCAAGaagaataaaattatgtGTAATTAATTTACAATATTTGAATGAGAAGAAATCACCAGAAGAATTGAGAAAAGCTTTTATTCAATGCGCTGCAATAGAAACGTATTGGTTATGgcaaaaatacaaaaaggaTAAGAATGGTGGTGTTGCACAAGCAAAATTAAATAGTGGTACCATCCCTGATGACTTTAAGCGTCAAATGTTCTATACGTTTGGAGATTATAGAGATTTATGTTTAGATACTGATATATCATCAAAAGCAGATACAAGTACAGGTGTAGGTAaagtaaaaattaatatagatTCTGTTTTCCAAAAAATTGACATAACTAATGTCGAACAACGTAAACCTTGGTGGGGAAAAAACGCAGAAGCTATTTGGGATGGAATGTTATGTGCTTTAAGTTATAATACtacaaacaaaaatatgGATTACAATGCACACACAAAATTAAATCCCACGTACGGCTACAACGCCATAAAATCTGAACTGGAAGACTTTGTGAACAGACCTCAATTCCTTCGATGGTTCACTGAATGGAGTGACGAATTTTGTACAGAACGTAGTATAAAGATCAAGGAGTTGGAAACAAAATGTAACGATTGTACTGTTAGTGAGAGTGGTACTAGTGATGCTACGGGTAATAAAACATGTGATGATAAAGATAAATGTGACGAGTGCAAAAGAGCATGTACAACATATAAAACTTGGCTTAAAAATTGGAAAACTCAATATAAAACACAAagcaaaaaatattttgatgataaaagaaaagaactATATAAAAGTATCGATGACGTCGCCAGTTCTACACAAGCCTATCAATATTTACATgcacaattaaaaaaacttTGTGGTAATGCTGATTGCAAGTGTATGGATGGTGAGTCCAAAGAAACAACCGGACAGCCTGATAACTCCCACGATTCCCATATGCCTGCATCATTAGATGATGAACCCGAAGAAGTGAATGGAAAGTGTAATTGTAAAGTGAAACATCGTCCACAACCTCCGCTAGCACTTCCACCACCAGCACCATCGGGACCTCCAGCTGAAGACCAAATTGAGCATGACAATAGAGGACGATCGGAACGTGGTGACCAAGGCCCACTACCAGCGCGACCTCCTCCTCCCCCACAAGCTGCACAACCACCACAACCAAAACCAAAACGCACTGGAGAAGGCCTCGGTCGTAATCTACCACCAGCTGACAGAAATACCAATCTCTCCGATTCCGAAGAAGAAGACGACGAAGATGACGACGAAGTCCAGGAGGAGGAGGAAACGCCACCGTCGGAGGCGGAGGAAGGTGAAGGACACGTCGAGACAGAGGAGGAGACGAAGCCGGTGAAGGAAAAGACGGAAGGGGCGGGGGCCACAGAAGTCACAAAACAGGGGTCGGCACCAACGGCAACAACACCAACAGTAGAAGATATTTGCGCCACAGTGGCCAAAGCACTTAAGGGCGACAAAAGTCTCAATGCCGCATGTGCCCTCAAATATGGCAAAAACAACTCACGTTTAGGTTGGAAATGTATACCAACTAGTGGTGACAAAACAGACACAAGTGAGAATGGTGCCCCACGTCGTGCTCGTAGTGCCCATGGTGGTAAAAGTGATAGTGAAAAAGGTTCCATATGTGTGCCGCCGCGAAGACGacgattatatataaaaaagatagtAGATTGGGCGGAATCACAGTCGAAGACAGTAACAAGTGTTAATGGAGATGGTAATGGGTCACAGGAAGTAGTTAGTGTTAATGGAGCTAGTGAGAGTGGTGGTAGTGGTAGTGGTACTGAGTCACAGGCGAGTGATGTGTCACAAGGTAACGGCGCGTCGACATCGCCACAAGTGGCTCTCCTCCACGCCTTTGTGAAGTCCGCTGCAATAGAGACGTTTTTTGCTTGGCATAAATATAAAGTGGATAAAGAAATAgaggaaaaggaaaaacagGCAGCACAAAATCATCTAGTTCAACGTAAAACAAGCGAGAACCCCCAAAAGAAATTAGAAGGTGGTGAAATACCTGAAGATTTTAAGCGTCAAATGTTCTATACTTTAGGAGATTATAGGGATATTTTAGTGGGGGACAAGACTATGATTGAGGCGTTAGAAAAGAGTGGTGACACGAAAATAGAAGATATATCGGAAAAAATACCAAAAATTTTAGATGGTGAGAACAACAAAGCTGCTGGTGGTGGCCCCAAACAACCAAATAGTGGTAAAACACCACAAGAATGGTGGAAAGAAAACGCAAAACACATTTGGCATGGAATGATATGTGCTTTAACATACAACACAGACAGTAATGGAAAGGACAAAAAAATACAACAGGTTAAAGCTACGGACAACACAGATCTTTTCCAAAAACTGAAAAAAGACAACGACTACGAAACTGTGTCATTTGGTGCTAGTGGTACCGGCGCCAAAAGCAACGACGATaccaaattaaaaaattttgtgGTACGCCCCACATATTTTCGTTGGTTAGAGGAATGGGGAGAAGAGTTTTGTCGAAAACAAAAACataagttatatataattaaaaaagattGTCGTGATAATAAGTTTTGTAGTGGTGATGGCTTGCGTTGTGACGAAAAAGTTCCAGATAAGAAAGATATTTTTAAGCATTTCGATTGTCCCAGTTGTGCCAGACATTGTAGATCTTATAGAAAATGgatagaaagaaaaaaaacagaatATGAGAAACAAGAAAGCGCATATAGTAAACAAAAAAGTAATTACGTAAATGGAAGTAATGGTGATGgaggtaataataatgataaagaatTTTACACAAAACTAGAAACGTGCACTAAAGCAACAAACTTTTTAGAATCATTAAAAGGACAATGTattggtaataataatggagGCACTGACATAAAATTTagtaatacaaatataacatTTGGATCTGCAGAAGATTGTAAACCTTGTTCTGAATTTAAAGTAAATTGTGAAAATGGTAGTTGTGGGAGTGCTAAGCAAAAGGATTGCCCAAATAATACGATTACTTCACAAAATATTAAAGGTCTTACTGACCAAGTAGATATGCGTGTTAGTGATAACACTGAAAGTGGATTTGAAGGTGATTTAGGCATTTGTCAGGGTGCAGGTATATTTAAAGGTATTAGAAAAGATGAATGGAAATGTGGTGATTTCTGTGGTATAGATATATGTACTCTGGAAAAAACCAATAATGGGAAAGAAAgcgataaaaaatatatcataatgaAAGAATTCGTTAAAAGATGGctagaatatttttttgaagatTATAAtagaattcaaaaaaaattaaagacaTGTAAAGAAAATGGTAAAGGATCCACATGTATAAGAAGTTGTGTAGATGAATGGATAAAGCTGAAAAAGGATGAATGGCAAAAAATTAACAGTAATTACCTTGACCAAAATACAAAAGAAAATCCTGAAGGTAATAATTTAAGCTCTTTTTTGGAGGATGGACCGTTTAAGAATGAGGTTGATAAAGCTATAAAACCTTGTGGTAATTTAACTGATTTCAAGAAGTCAAAGAAATGTAATGGCACTTCCAGATCAGGAAATAGTGAAGAGAGCACAAAATATGATGGTGTTATATGTTTGCTTGATAATCttaaaaacataataaaaacttGTCAAAACGTACCTAGTGGCAAACCAGATACACCGTGTCAAAAATCCCCCGCCCCCGTTGGAGACGATGATGATCCCCTTGAAGAGGAAAACCCAGTAACACAACCGAACATTTGTCCGCAAACATCAgtggaagaaaaaaaaaaagaggaagAAGAAAAGTGTGATGAAAAGgaggaagaagaagaaaaagaggAGGAAAAAGATAAAGGAGATGAGGAagtaaaagaagaagaaaaagataaaggAGATGAGGAAGAAGAAgcagaagaagaagaagaagaagaagaggaAACAGATAGTCACATTTATGAAGACTACTCTGATTCAGACGCAGAggaagatgatgaagatgaagcTGTTACAGAATCCTTATCACCTTCAGAGTCACAACCAAAACGATTGCTACGAGAATTTCCATCCCCCGAATTAAAAAATGCCATGTTATTTTCTACCATCCTCTGGATGGTAGGTATCGGTTTTGCGGCGTtcacttatttttttctaaag aaAAAACCGAAATCACCTGTTGACCTCTTACGTGTACTTGACATCCATAAAGGCGATTATGGAACACCTACCCCGAAATcaaaaaatagatatatcCCCTATGTGAGTGATACATATAAAGGGAAAACATACTTATATGTTGAAGGAGATACAGACGAAGAGAAATATATGTTTCTGTCTGATACTACTGATATAACCTCTTCCGAAAGTGAGTATGAAGAATtggatattaatgatatatatgtaccaGGTAGtcctaaatataaaacattgatAGAAGTAGTATTGGAACCATCAAAAAGTGATGGTAACACACCAGGTAAGGGTGATGGTAACACACTAGGTGATGATATGGTACCTACCACGAATACATTTACAGATGAGGAATGGAATGAACTGAAACAGGATTTTGTATCACAATATATACAAAGTAGATTACCAATGGATGTACCACAATATGATGTATCAACGGAGAGTCCAATGAATATAGGAGGTAATGTTTTAGATGATGGTATGGATGAAAAACCTTTTATTACTTCTATTCATGATAGGGATTTAAATAGTGGAGAAGAAATtagttataatattcatatgagTACTAACACTAATAATGATATTCCAAAATATGTAtcaaataatgtatattctGGTATAGATTTAATTAATGATACATTAAGTGATAACAaacatattgatatatatgatgaagtgctaaaaagaaaagaaaatgaattatttggaacaaattataagaaaaatacatCAAACAATAGTGTAGCAAAAAATACTAATAGTGATCCAATTATGAACCAATTAGATTTGTTACATAAATGGTTAGATAGACATAGAGATATATGTGAAAATTGGgggaaaaaagaagatatttTGAATAAATTGAATGAACAATGGaataaagataatgatgGTGGTGATATACCAAATGATAACAAAAAGTTGAATACGGATGTTTCGATACAAATAGATATGGATGAAACTAAAGGAAAGAAGGAATTTAGTAATATGGATACTATCTTGGATGATATGgaagatgatatatattatgatgtaAATGATGAAAACCCATCTGTAGATGATATACCTATGGATCATAATAAAGTAGATGTACCAAAGAAAGTACATGTTGAAATGAAAATCCTTAATAATACATCTAATGGATCGTTGGAACAACAATTTCCTATATCGGATGtatggaatatataa